In Patescibacteria group bacterium, a single genomic region encodes these proteins:
- a CDS encoding cold shock domain-containing protein — MKGTIKTLTDRGFGFIAREGETKDLFFHSKELVGVMFDQLKVGDVLTFEVVQGDKGPSATQVSRA, encoded by the coding sequence ATGAAAGGAACAATCAAGACCCTCACCGACCGAGGATTTGGTTTCATTGCTCGCGAAGGCGAGACAAAGGACCTCTTCTTCCACTCAAAGGAGTTGGTAGGAGTCATGTTTGATCAGTTGAAGGTGGGAGATGTTCTCACTTTCGAGGTGGTACAGGGAGACAAGGGTCCTTCTGCAACACAGGTATCTCGAGCGTAA
- a CDS encoding DUF817 domain-containing protein, with protein sequence MHEFLLFGLKQARACVFAGSFFLLLFLSNHIPLFGIARYDFLFVAAVLIQAILYFTKLETKDEVKVIFLFHIIGLVLELYKTSPGIGSWSYPEAAFFKIATVPLYSGFMYAAVGSYISQSWKIMKLHLTNYEHYAASAVLCLLIYLNFFTNHYIYDFRYFLIAVVFAFFWKTRVYFTVATKVRWMHMNVGFLLVAFFIWIAENISTYLGAWQYPDQVHVWNMVSTGKITSWFLMVIISFILVAYLKHFKRELGRSKEVQVI encoded by the coding sequence ATGCACGAATTCCTCCTCTTCGGCCTCAAACAAGCCCGCGCCTGCGTCTTTGCGGGTTCGTTCTTTCTGTTGCTTTTTCTGTCCAACCACATTCCGCTTTTCGGCATTGCGCGATACGATTTTCTCTTTGTTGCTGCGGTGCTGATCCAAGCCATCCTCTATTTCACCAAACTCGAGACCAAGGACGAGGTGAAGGTTATCTTCCTCTTTCACATCATCGGCCTCGTTCTCGAGCTGTACAAAACTAGTCCGGGGATCGGCTCCTGGAGCTATCCCGAGGCGGCATTCTTCAAGATCGCGACTGTGCCACTCTACAGCGGCTTCATGTATGCGGCAGTGGGCAGCTACATCAGCCAATCGTGGAAGATTATGAAATTGCACCTGACCAACTACGAGCACTATGCTGCGAGCGCCGTGCTTTGCCTCCTCATCTATCTCAACTTTTTCACCAATCACTACATCTACGATTTCCGCTACTTTCTGATCGCCGTGGTGTTCGCTTTTTTCTGGAAGACGCGTGTGTATTTCACCGTCGCCACAAAAGTGCGCTGGATGCACATGAATGTCGGCTTCCTCCTCGTCGCTTTTTTCATCTGGATAGCCGAGAATATCTCCACCTACCTCGGCGCCTGGCAATATCCCGACCAAGTCCATGTGTGGAACATGGTGTCCACCGGCAAAATAACATCCTGGTTTTTGATGGTCATTATCAGCTTCATCTTGGTGGCGTATCTGAAGCATTTCAAGAGGGAGTTGGGACGTAGCAAGGAGGTGCAGGTTATTTGA
- a CDS encoding alpha/beta fold hydrolase: protein MKTEFIRFTTEDQLILQGLVYSPDVLSRKAFLHIHGMGGNFYENRFIDVMAEHITQAQQTFLSINTRGHDIVADFPIPGSEEKYRRIGNAYEKFEECIFDIKSAVDYLQKSGYEEITLCGHSLGAVKVVYYAAKTQDQRIKKLILMSPPDMVGLAEKESNHKDLLSQAEKMILGGKGGELLPVKIWDYYYLSAYTYVDLNTRDKPVDIFNTYDKTKPSLIAEIKVPTLAFLGEKDDAAILPQQEALELIKNKAINAPNFEIDIIEGASHSYFGREQLMAERVVKWLLK, encoded by the coding sequence ATGAAAACAGAATTTATAAGATTTACAACTGAAGATCAGTTGATTCTGCAAGGTTTGGTTTATAGTCCAGATGTATTGAGCCGAAAAGCTTTCTTGCATATACATGGCATGGGCGGTAACTTCTATGAGAATAGATTCATTGATGTCATGGCCGAGCACATTACACAGGCACAGCAGACTTTTTTAAGTATAAATACCCGAGGTCATGACATCGTTGCCGATTTCCCAATTCCGGGTTCAGAAGAAAAATATCGAAGAATTGGAAATGCATACGAAAAATTTGAGGAATGCATATTTGATATTAAATCTGCAGTTGATTATCTCCAGAAAAGTGGATATGAAGAAATAACCCTGTGTGGACATAGTTTAGGGGCCGTGAAGGTTGTGTATTACGCAGCCAAAACGCAGGATCAAAGAATTAAAAAATTAATTTTAATGTCCCCACCAGACATGGTTGGTTTGGCAGAAAAGGAAAGTAATCACAAGGACCTACTTTCTCAGGCTGAGAAGATGATTTTGGGTGGGAAGGGTGGAGAATTATTGCCTGTCAAAATTTGGGATTACTATTATTTATCTGCATATACATATGTAGATTTGAATACCCGAGACAAGCCGGTTGATATTTTTAATACATATGACAAAACTAAGCCCTCCTTAATCGCGGAAATAAAAGTTCCAACTCTAGCTTTTTTGGGCGAAAAAGACGATGCGGCCATCCTTCCTCAACAAGAGGCTCTGGAACTCATAAAAAATAAAGCAATAAATGCTCCAAATTTTGAAATTGATATTATCGAGGGCGCATCCCATAGTTATTTTGGAAGAGAGCAGTTAATGGCGGAAAGAGTTGTTAAGTGGTTACTTAAATAG
- a CDS encoding DUF1761 family protein, translated as MTTIILLSLAGAVIAAVVGTFWYSGSTPMGKLHMRALGCGDLSEEEMKRKMEEGKAMMPKMYAGQLALSFLTAFATVFIVTTSLKNGLTLWMALGFVALNWLCFIVPTIGSGILWSNGDRAIAWPRFFSDIGSNLLTVMLIALLASLFA; from the coding sequence ATGACCACCATCATCTTACTCTCCCTCGCCGGAGCCGTGATCGCAGCTGTTGTCGGCACCTTTTGGTATTCAGGCAGCACACCAATGGGGAAGCTCCACATGCGCGCACTCGGCTGTGGCGACCTGTCGGAAGAAGAGATGAAACGCAAAATGGAAGAAGGGAAGGCCATGATGCCAAAGATGTACGCTGGGCAGCTTGCCTTGTCTTTTCTCACTGCTTTCGCAACCGTCTTTATCGTGACTACGAGCCTAAAGAACGGCCTCACTCTCTGGATGGCCCTCGGCTTCGTGGCACTGAACTGGCTGTGCTTTATTGTGCCGACCATCGGTTCCGGCATCCTCTGGAGCAATGGCGATCGGGCGATCGCTTGGCCACGCTTCTTCTCGGACATTGGTTCCAACCTGCTGACCGTGATGCTGATCGCGCTGTTGGCGAGCTTGTTCGCGTAG
- a CDS encoding multicopper oxidase family protein: MKHKTILAVVVAVAVLAGGYALLANKYSVPTQAVAASTVVELKNGDTYDLIASYVTKVLAGKEQKMLAYNGSIPGPTIRVAQGAEVTINFKNGTDLPALLHSHGVRMENAFDGSQTQQREMKSGETFSYKLKFPDAGVFWYHPHVQEVYGQALGLYGAFIVTPTDTSYFPPVNRELPLFLSDLPLENGRIQIEKGDNTHSLMGHYGNILLVNGQEKVNLQAKTGEVVRLYVINAANARPFRFAISGLKLKLVGGDSGAYEKTTLVDSVVLGPSERAIVDVLFPSAGAYSIQNDTPERRYSMGAFVVGSEKVSQSYQKEFDRLQVNRTVTESIEPFRAFFDTVPQKRIALTLDMGGGMMNMQGMGHGAHMMPDGTMMGGSMMSGSSDGIEWNDTNSMMNEMSNKDSIKWKIVDQDTGRENMDIDWSFKNGQPVKIRIFNDSNSMHPMQHPIHFHGQRFLVVSRDGVKQSNLVWKDTVLVKSGETVDIVLDPSNPGAWMAHCHISEHLEAGMMFEFKVE; encoded by the coding sequence ATGAAACACAAAACAATTCTTGCTGTTGTTGTGGCGGTCGCCGTCCTTGCCGGAGGATATGCGCTGTTGGCGAATAAATACAGTGTTCCAACACAAGCGGTAGCGGCGAGCACTGTCGTTGAGCTCAAAAATGGCGATACATACGACCTCATCGCAAGCTATGTCACCAAAGTGCTCGCTGGCAAGGAGCAAAAGATGTTGGCGTACAACGGTTCGATCCCTGGTCCGACGATCAGGGTCGCACAAGGTGCAGAAGTGACCATCAATTTTAAAAACGGCACTGACCTGCCAGCTCTGCTCCATTCTCACGGTGTGCGCATGGAAAATGCCTTTGATGGTTCGCAAACACAGCAGCGGGAAATGAAATCGGGAGAGACGTTTTCATACAAACTGAAATTCCCGGATGCTGGAGTATTTTGGTATCATCCGCATGTGCAGGAAGTCTATGGCCAGGCACTGGGACTCTATGGCGCGTTCATCGTGACTCCGACAGATACCTCGTATTTTCCACCTGTGAACAGGGAACTGCCGCTTTTCCTTTCCGATTTGCCGCTTGAAAATGGCAGGATCCAAATCGAGAAAGGCGACAACACTCACTCGCTCATGGGACATTATGGGAACATATTGCTGGTGAATGGGCAGGAGAAGGTGAATCTTCAGGCAAAGACGGGGGAAGTCGTGCGCCTGTATGTGATAAATGCGGCGAATGCGCGACCGTTTCGCTTTGCGATCAGTGGCTTGAAGCTCAAGCTTGTCGGTGGCGACAGCGGCGCGTATGAAAAAACGACGCTCGTTGATAGCGTAGTGCTTGGACCATCGGAACGCGCGATCGTGGACGTACTATTTCCGAGTGCGGGCGCATATAGCATCCAAAATGACACTCCCGAGAGGCGGTATTCAATGGGCGCGTTCGTTGTTGGCTCAGAAAAAGTCAGTCAGTCATATCAAAAAGAGTTTGACCGTCTTCAGGTGAATCGCACGGTAACTGAAAGCATCGAGCCGTTCCGTGCATTTTTCGATACCGTGCCGCAAAAGCGAATCGCACTGACACTCGATATGGGCGGCGGCATGATGAATATGCAAGGAATGGGCCATGGTGCGCACATGATGCCGGACGGCACTATGATGGGCGGATCGATGATGTCCGGAAGTTCGGATGGTATTGAGTGGAATGACACGAATTCAATGATGAACGAGATGTCGAACAAGGATTCGATAAAGTGGAAGATTGTCGATCAGGATACCGGCAGGGAAAATATGGATATTGACTGGTCATTCAAAAATGGCCAGCCTGTGAAGATTCGGATTTTCAACGACTCGAACTCTATGCATCCGATGCAGCATCCGATCCATTTCCATGGTCAGCGATTCTTGGTGGTGTCTCGTGACGGCGTGAAGCAGAGCAATCTTGTCTGGAAAGACACTGTTTTAGTGAAGTCGGGCGAGACGGTAGATATTGTGCTTGACCCATCGAATCCTGGCGCGTGGATGGCCCACTGCCACATCTCGGAGCATTTAGAAGCAGGAATGATGTTTGAATTTAAGGTGGAGTAG
- a CDS encoding copper-translocating P-type ATPase, which translates to MEHQHKHQCTHEHPSAHEHHHEHAESHDKHAGHHTADFLKKFWISLIITLPIFFYSEMAKEVFNVRGPEFFGWQYVLLLLGSVMYFYCGWVFLQSAYAELKARLPGMMTLIAIAVTAAYGYSVFSILSGGMHDLMFELASLIAIMLLGHWIEMKSVMGAQGALKELSKLLPDTAEVVRGNLTETLPLTDLRVGDIVLIKPGSKIPADGRVIEGQSNVNESILTGESKPVQKHAGNEVIAGSINGEGSLKVEVSTIGEKTFLAGVMRLVADAQSSKSRLQMLSDRAAFYLTIVAIVGGGITFVAWLLAGAGTLTAMERMVAVLVITCPHALGLAVPLVAAISTTMAARNGLLIRERVALEGARKIDTVLFDKTGTLTKGEFGVVSVTSDEVLALAAAVETHSEHPIGKAILKEAQKRRLKIGEVRDFNTIAGTGAEAKVDGVSVFVGHRGGKDIVVEKSGVQIGTIVIADIVRPEAKEAVAKLKQAGIAVAMITGDSEEVAKEVAKELGIEEYFARVRPAEKSEKVKLLQSKGRIVAMVGDGVNDAPALAQANLGIAIGAGTNVAIESAGIILVKNDPRDILKIFNLSRLTYNKMIQNLFWATGYNVVAIPLAAGVLASKGIILQPWLAAVFMSASTVIVAINAVLLKNKHI; encoded by the coding sequence ATGGAACACCAACACAAACATCAGTGCACGCACGAACACCCGAGCGCGCACGAGCACCATCACGAGCACGCGGAATCGCACGATAAGCATGCTGGCCACCATACGGCTGATTTCTTGAAGAAGTTTTGGATTTCTTTGATCATCACGCTTCCAATCTTTTTCTATTCTGAGATGGCAAAAGAGGTATTCAACGTCAGGGGTCCAGAGTTTTTTGGCTGGCAGTATGTCCTCTTGCTTCTCGGTTCAGTCATGTATTTCTATTGCGGCTGGGTATTTCTCCAGAGCGCCTATGCCGAGCTCAAGGCGCGGCTGCCGGGTATGATGACGCTCATTGCCATCGCCGTCACCGCCGCCTACGGCTACAGTGTCTTCTCGATCCTTTCGGGCGGGATGCACGATCTGATGTTTGAGTTGGCCTCGCTGATAGCGATCATGTTGCTCGGGCATTGGATCGAAATGAAGTCGGTCATGGGTGCACAAGGAGCGTTGAAAGAGCTCTCGAAACTCTTGCCAGATACAGCAGAAGTGGTCCGCGGAAATCTCACGGAGACCTTGCCGCTTACAGATTTGAGAGTTGGCGACATCGTATTGATCAAGCCAGGGTCAAAGATCCCCGCCGACGGCAGAGTTATTGAAGGCCAATCAAATGTGAACGAGTCAATCCTCACGGGCGAGTCAAAGCCGGTACAGAAACATGCGGGAAATGAAGTAATTGCCGGCTCTATCAATGGCGAGGGTAGTCTCAAGGTGGAGGTCAGCACTATTGGAGAGAAAACATTTTTGGCAGGTGTGATGCGATTGGTCGCCGATGCGCAGTCTTCGAAATCTCGACTACAAATGCTTTCTGATCGAGCCGCATTCTACCTGACCATCGTCGCCATCGTTGGAGGTGGCATCACTTTTGTCGCTTGGCTCCTCGCTGGCGCGGGAACACTCACCGCCATGGAGCGAATGGTGGCTGTATTGGTGATCACCTGTCCTCACGCACTCGGTCTCGCAGTGCCACTGGTGGCGGCCATCTCCACGACCATGGCAGCACGAAATGGCTTGTTGATCCGTGAGCGCGTCGCTCTCGAGGGTGCGAGAAAAATCGACACTGTACTATTCGACAAAACAGGAACGCTCACTAAAGGCGAATTCGGCGTCGTGTCGGTAACTTCCGATGAGGTGCTTGCGCTTGCTGCTGCCGTCGAAACGCATTCTGAACATCCTATCGGCAAGGCAATTCTGAAGGAGGCTCAGAAGAGACGTCTCAAGATCGGCGAAGTGCGAGATTTCAACACAATTGCCGGTACGGGCGCAGAGGCCAAGGTTGACGGCGTGAGTGTATTTGTCGGTCATCGTGGTGGCAAAGATATTGTGGTCGAAAAAAGCGGAGTGCAGATCGGCACGATCGTCATTGCCGATATCGTTCGTCCTGAGGCGAAGGAGGCCGTGGCAAAGCTCAAGCAAGCAGGCATCGCCGTCGCGATGATCACGGGAGATTCAGAAGAAGTGGCGAAAGAGGTCGCGAAAGAGCTTGGTATCGAAGAATATTTTGCCCGCGTCCGTCCGGCAGAAAAGTCCGAGAAGGTGAAACTGCTCCAAAGCAAGGGTCGGATCGTGGCGATGGTGGGTGATGGGGTGAATGACGCTCCGGCTCTGGCTCAGGCCAACCTCGGGATCGCGATCGGCGCAGGCACGAATGTAGCGATCGAATCTGCCGGGATCATTTTGGTGAAAAATGATCCAAGAGATATTTTGAAGATCTTCAATCTCTCGAGACTTACCTACAACAAAATGATCCAGAATCTTTTCTGGGCGACTGGGTACAACGTGGTCGCAATACCCCTGGCTGCAGGTGTGCTTGCGTCGAAAGGGATTATCCTTCAGCCGTGGCTCGCTGCGGTGTTCATGTCTGCAAGTACGGTGATCGTCGCCATCAATGCCGTGTTGCTTAAAAATAAACATATATAA
- a CDS encoding metal-sensing transcriptional repressor has translation MKAEIKKKVARRLNIVQGQLRGLVNMVAKEKYCVDIITQASAIKEALAGVEDLILQNHLETHVLHQMKTGRERRATAEILKIYKLAQKKK, from the coding sequence ATGAAAGCTGAAATCAAAAAGAAAGTGGCGCGGCGTCTGAATATCGTGCAGGGGCAATTGAGAGGACTGGTGAACATGGTGGCGAAAGAGAAGTATTGCGTTGATATCATCACCCAAGCGAGCGCGATCAAGGAGGCTTTGGCCGGCGTCGAAGACCTGATCTTGCAGAATCACCTGGAGACTCACGTGTTGCATCAGATGAAAACAGGCCGAGAGAGACGGGCGACGGCAGAGATCCTGAAAATTTACAAGCTTGCTCAGAAGAAAAAATAA
- a CDS encoding DNA polymerase IV, giving the protein MNQPSKNAAEKTLLHIDGDAFFVGVEVAKNPKLKGLPVVTGEERGIVSALSYEAKALGVIRGMPIFRLKKEFPQVIILPGDYASYVRYSQLMFDIVRRYADDVEEYSIDECFADLTGLDRPLKMTYLQIAKRIKKEITEELGLSVSIGLAPTKVLAKVASKWMKPNGLTVIDLAAIFDFLENTSIEKIWGIGPRTSELLRRKGIATAGDFARKDLSWLQAHLSKPYLTIWQELNGTSVVPIDPEKKTTYSSMQRTRSFHPSTNDATFLMSQLSKHIEDVCAKARYFKLAPKKVSFFLKTKDFVYANTTVTLASPTNAPEIIMSLALKEFPKIYAKRTLYRTTGVTLHDLVPSGTHQADLFGGGEAAGKLEAVHDRIDLLEGKFGKRTVYLASTHHALQQEEKGTDAEDLDRDLLFL; this is encoded by the coding sequence GTGAACCAGCCGAGCAAAAACGCCGCGGAAAAAACCCTCCTCCACATCGATGGTGATGCTTTTTTCGTGGGCGTTGAGGTGGCGAAGAATCCGAAGCTCAAGGGCCTGCCGGTGGTGACGGGCGAGGAGCGCGGGATTGTGTCGGCGCTGTCGTACGAGGCGAAGGCACTTGGGGTCATCCGCGGTATGCCGATTTTCAGGCTCAAAAAAGAATTCCCGCAGGTCATCATCCTGCCCGGCGACTACGCGTCGTATGTGAGGTATTCGCAGCTGATGTTTGATATTGTTCGCCGCTACGCCGACGATGTGGAGGAGTACAGTATCGACGAGTGCTTCGCCGACCTCACCGGCCTGGATCGGCCGCTGAAAATGACCTACTTGCAGATCGCGAAGCGAATCAAAAAAGAAATCACCGAAGAGCTTGGTTTGTCCGTCTCTATCGGCCTCGCACCCACCAAAGTACTCGCGAAAGTTGCCTCGAAATGGATGAAGCCCAACGGTCTCACTGTCATCGACCTTGCCGCCATCTTCGACTTTCTCGAAAACACGTCGATCGAAAAGATCTGGGGAATCGGGCCGCGGACATCCGAGCTTTTGCGGCGCAAGGGGATCGCTACGGCCGGAGATTTCGCTCGCAAGGACCTCTCGTGGCTCCAGGCGCATTTGTCGAAGCCGTACCTCACGATCTGGCAGGAGCTGAACGGCACTTCCGTCGTGCCCATTGACCCGGAGAAAAAGACCACGTATTCATCGATGCAAAGAACGCGGTCATTTCATCCGAGTACCAACGACGCGACTTTTCTCATGTCACAGCTCTCCAAGCATATCGAGGATGTCTGTGCGAAGGCGCGATACTTCAAGCTCGCTCCGAAAAAAGTGTCGTTTTTCCTCAAGACAAAAGATTTTGTGTATGCCAACACCACCGTGACGCTCGCTTCACCGACGAATGCACCAGAGATCATCATGTCTCTGGCGCTGAAGGAGTTTCCGAAAATCTACGCCAAGCGCACCCTGTATCGCACTACGGGGGTGACGCTGCACGACTTGGTACCGTCGGGCACACATCAGGCGGACTTGTTTGGCGGCGGGGAGGCGGCCGGCAAGCTTGAAGCTGTGCACGACCGAATCGATCTCCTCGAAGGCAAATTCGGCAAACGGACAGTGTACCTGGCCTCAACTCATCATGCCCTCCAACAGGAAGAAAAGGGTACTGACGCGGAGGATTTGGATAGGGATTTGCTGTTTTTGTAG
- a CDS encoding MBL fold metallo-hydrolase produces MNIKKLGHCCLLIKEGGLTVLTDPGAYSTSQNQLTGIDVILITHEHADHLHIGSLKAVLVNNPQAEVITNSGVGVILAKEGIAHTIVAEGQRVERKGVEISGFGKDHWKMYKTVNPVENTAYFIGKKLFYPGDSFSTPDQSVDVLALPVAGPWATLSECIDYALAMKPRAAFPVHDGMLIADRLGPAHRLPQQELTKVGIDFVVMNEGDEKTF; encoded by the coding sequence ATGAATATCAAAAAACTCGGCCACTGCTGCTTGTTGATCAAAGAGGGCGGATTGACCGTCCTTACCGACCCGGGCGCGTATTCTACGTCTCAAAATCAGCTCACGGGCATTGATGTTATTTTGATCACTCACGAGCATGCCGACCATCTCCATATCGGCTCGCTCAAGGCGGTTTTGGTGAATAATCCCCAAGCTGAAGTGATCACGAATTCCGGCGTCGGCGTGATATTGGCCAAAGAGGGCATCGCACACACCATCGTGGCCGAAGGTCAAAGAGTGGAAAGAAAAGGTGTCGAGATCTCAGGCTTCGGCAAGGATCATTGGAAAATGTACAAGACCGTGAATCCTGTCGAGAACACCGCGTACTTCATCGGCAAGAAGCTCTTTTATCCAGGCGATTCGTTCTCGACTCCGGACCAAAGCGTCGACGTGCTCGCGCTACCAGTCGCCGGCCCTTGGGCGACGCTCTCCGAATGCATCGATTATGCTTTGGCGATGAAACCGCGAGCCGCTTTCCCGGTGCACGACGGCATGTTGATCGCGGATCGTCTTGGTCCGGCACACCGCTTGCCTCAGCAAGAATTGACCAAGGTTGGTATTGATTTTGTCGTGATGAATGAAGGCGACGAGAAGACGTTTTAG
- a CDS encoding NUDIX domain-containing protein, with protein sequence MKQLAFINHENVSSEEVKTYRVRKAARAVVFDKDGNVALLHARKYDYYKLPGGGLDDDTDKIVALKRECREEIGCDVEVLAELGQTEEWRKFCTLHQISYCYVAKVVGEKGVPAFTDKEAEEDFKEVWFPYGEALRRLKGSKTELIEAMGYMVPRDIAILEAARDVNVI encoded by the coding sequence ATGAAACAGCTCGCCTTTATCAATCATGAAAATGTTTCCTCGGAAGAAGTGAAAACGTATCGCGTACGTAAAGCGGCACGGGCAGTCGTGTTCGATAAAGATGGAAACGTCGCACTCCTTCATGCGAGGAAGTACGATTATTACAAGCTCCCCGGCGGTGGTCTCGATGACGATACCGACAAGATTGTGGCGTTGAAACGCGAGTGTCGCGAAGAGATCGGTTGTGATGTTGAGGTATTGGCAGAGCTTGGACAGACAGAGGAGTGGCGCAAGTTCTGCACTCTTCATCAGATCTCGTATTGCTATGTGGCGAAAGTAGTCGGGGAGAAAGGCGTGCCGGCATTCACTGATAAAGAGGCTGAAGAAGATTTTAAGGAGGTTTGGTTCCCCTATGGTGAGGCGTTGCGCAGGCTCAAGGGAAGCAAGACTGAGCTGATCGAAGCGATGGGCTATATGGTACCAAGAGACATTGCGATTCTTGAGGCGGCGAGAGATGTAAACGTTATTTAG
- the dnaX gene encoding DNA polymerase III subunit gamma/tau, with protein MKAEEKTKKDGQKAANAAIATTRIASHSALYRKYRPASFADVLGQEQVVKALEGAIGAAGKAGASSGARPNISHAYLFSGSRGTGKTSVARIFAQTIGTSANDLYEIDAASNRGIDDVRELREAVNTLPFESPYKVYIIDEVHMLTKEAFNALLKTLEEPPAHVVFILATTDSEKLPQTVVSRCQTFVFKKPGTELLKESVLRVSKAEGFKVAAEAAELIALLGDSSYRDTLGVLQKVLGAVGEKSVTLEDVERVTSAPRAKLVQDFILGLGEGSAGGAEKALAVIRQMQEHGVDMRVFVTLVLQKVRFILLMRMSAEMEKIAKEQFSEAEFAFLKKCAGDAAGAKINSKVVLELLTALEQTGSSPIPQLPLELAVLRLVGEGGEKK; from the coding sequence ATGAAAGCCGAGGAAAAGACGAAGAAAGATGGCCAGAAAGCGGCCAATGCTGCGATCGCGACCACGCGCATCGCTTCCCACAGCGCTTTGTACCGCAAATACCGCCCGGCGAGCTTTGCCGACGTGCTCGGGCAGGAGCAGGTGGTAAAGGCGCTGGAGGGGGCGATTGGCGCGGCTGGGAAGGCCGGCGCTTCGTCCGGCGCCCGCCCGAACATCTCCCACGCCTACCTCTTCTCCGGCTCACGTGGCACGGGCAAGACCTCGGTGGCGCGCATTTTCGCACAAACCATCGGCACCTCGGCCAACGACCTCTACGAGATCGACGCGGCATCGAATCGTGGCATCGACGACGTGCGTGAGCTTCGTGAGGCGGTGAACACGTTGCCTTTTGAGTCGCCATACAAGGTGTACATTATCGACGAGGTGCACATGCTCACCAAGGAGGCCTTCAATGCGCTCCTGAAGACGCTCGAGGAGCCGCCGGCGCATGTTGTGTTTATTTTGGCGACGACGGATTCGGAAAAGCTCCCGCAGACGGTGGTGTCGCGTTGTCAGACCTTTGTGTTCAAGAAGCCGGGGACGGAGTTGCTCAAGGAGAGTGTGCTGCGCGTGTCGAAGGCTGAAGGGTTCAAGGTGGCTGCGGAAGCGGCGGAGCTCATTGCCCTGCTTGGCGACAGTTCGTATCGCGACACGCTTGGTGTGCTGCAGAAAGTGTTGGGGGCGGTGGGAGAAAAATCCGTAACGCTCGAAGACGTGGAGCGTGTTACTTCCGCGCCGCGTGCGAAGCTGGTGCAAGATTTCATTCTCGGTCTCGGCGAGGGGTCGGCGGGTGGTGCTGAAAAAGCGCTGGCGGTGATTCGACAGATGCAGGAACATGGCGTAGACATGCGCGTGTTTGTGACGCTCGTGCTGCAGAAGGTCCGCTTCATTTTGCTCATGCGTATGTCTGCAGAGATGGAGAAGATTGCAAAGGAGCAATTTTCCGAAGCAGAGTTCGCGTTTTTGAAGAAGTGCGCGGGGGATGCGGCGGGTGCAAAAATTAATTCAAAGGTTGTGCTCGAATTGCTCACTGCACTTGAGCAGACGGGCAGCTCGCCGATTCCTCAGTTGCCGTTGGAGCTTGCGGTTTTGCGGTTGGTGGGGGAAGGTGGTGAGAAGAAGTAG